CGTATTCTCTGTCTGTTAGTTGACGACGTCGCCGTCAGGTGCGCGACTTCGTGTACATGAAGGAAGTCGTGCGTGTATCCGGTCTCGCTTGGAACTTCGTCGATATCGGCGATCCTACTGATAGTAAGTGGCAAGTGCATGAGAGCTCTTGGGATTTCTGAGTCAGTACGGAAAATGGGGAAATAAAGGAATACGCGCTCAAAGTGAAACTCATCGAAAGCTTGAGAGACGACGAAAATATTTTAGGGGACTTCAAAGCTGACACCTTGGAGGCGTGCGAAGAGATAATCTTGAGATAGAATACAGCATAGAAAGAGGTGGGTGGTAGTTAGCTGAGATAACCTAGTTCTTCGAGACGTTCTTCCACCTCGTTGTCCATAGTTATGTCAGGGAGTTTTTCATTGGTTGACTTCACTTTGTCGAGGTGCTCGACCAATTCGTCATGTAACTCCTGCGCTACCTCCTCATATTCGGTTGAATTAATCATATTCTCCGTCTCTCCCGGATTCTCCGCGAGGTTATAGAGCTCACGTTCCTCGTTTCCAATGTCCCAGATGTATTTATACTCATCTGTCCTTACCGATATCTTGTATCCTTCCGGGTTGTTGGTCTCACTTATGATGTGACGGCGTTTGCCTTCGTTTTCGAGGGCGGAGACACCTCTGTAGTTCGGAGGATTCTCCACACCGACGATATCGCAGACAGTAGGGGGAACGTCAAGTAGCTCTACCGGGATATCCTCGGATATATCACGAGCGTCTGTGCCGTGGATGACGAACGGAACGTGCAGAACCTCGTCGTACATCGAGTCGTTGTGGCTGAATCCACCGTGGTCGCGGAACTCCTCGCCGTGGTCCGACGTGAAGATAACCGCGGTGTCATCGGCAATACCTGACTCTTCGAGATGTTCATACAGCCTCCGTATCTGGTTATCGACGTACCGTATCTCGCAGTCGTACAGGTCTATCAACGTTTTTAGGTCGTCGTCGGATATCTCGTCCGGCTCCTCAAGCATCTTACGCCGGAGTTTGACAGCCTCGCGTTCGGAGATGTTCAGATCGATACCGAGTTCGCCGAGCGTGTCGTGTGGAACGTACGGGTGGTGGACATCCATGTAATGGGTCCAGACGAAAAAGTCATCTTCCTGTTCCGATATCCAGTCTACCGTGAGATCGGTCATCGTCTCGGCGTCCTTGTACGTCTGTCCTACGTCAACGCCGGACTTCTCCTCCGTGGTGTCGTAGAGCCACTGCAGAATGCGGTACAGACGGCTGTCGTGGTCAAGGTTTGTCTTAACGTAGGCGCGTAGCTTTGCGAGTAAAGTAGGGTCGGACTTGGAGTCGTAGAAGGTGTCGAATCCACGGTCATAGTTGTAGTCGCGCGAGAGCCACAGGTTGGAGTGAAACGCCGCCGTCGAGGCTTGGTCGGAGACCGCCTCACCGACCGTGACGCGGCTATCTGACAGGTACTCGAAGCCTCCGTATTCGAGAGGGTAAGTCGACGTAAGTATCGACGGGAAGGACGCCCGTGTCCACGTGGAGTTGGCGTAGGCGTCAAACGAAGCCCCTTCGTACGCGAGAGTGTCAATAAACGGAGTCGTATCCCGTTCGTATCCGTAACACCCTACGTGGTCTGCACGGAGCGAGTCTACGGTTAGTAAGACGACGTTCGTCATCTGTTGCGTCGAGATACGTTACCTACATAAAAAGACTACTGGTTGACCGAAGGCAGGGGTACGTACTCGGAAAAAACGTCGCGTATATCTTCATCAAGAAGGACGAGAACACCGTAGACGACGGCTCCAAGAGCGACCACGGCGACCAAGGAAGGAACGCGTCTCGGAGACAGAACGCGAGCGACGGCGTACACGACGCCCCCCATGATGAGCGCGGAGACCGTCTCCCATGCTATACTCCTCTTAGGTATCCTGAGTTCGACGACATCAGCTACGTAGTACCACTGTATCGCCGTGTCGACGAACTTGGCGACGACCGTTGCAACCGCCGCGCCGACGAGACCGACCGTCGGTATGAGCGCGGCGTTCAGGACGAGCGCGAGTGTCACACCGACCATACGTGACCTGAAAGGGAGTTCGGGACGTTCCAGACCGACGAGTGTCGAGTTGACGACGCGCTGGATTGATTCGACCACCATGTAGCCGGCGAGTAACGTCATCGGTACGGCGGCGACGGCGTACTCGGGTCGATATACGACCGACAGAATCTCTTCACCAAGGACCGCGATACCGACGAGACCCGGAAGCGGGAAGAACAGCGTGAACAGGACCGCACCTGACAGGAGGCGTGACACCTCATCGGTGTCACCTTTGGTGGCGTGCTTGGATATCTTGGGAAAGACCGTCTGGTTTATGGCGTAGGTTGCGATTATCATGACGCGCGTCGTCTGCCAAGCGACCTCGTATGCGCTGACATCGGGACGGGTGAGGAACAGTCCTATCATGAGCGTATCAAACCAAAAGTAGACGAGGTTGGTGGGTCCGTAGAACATCGTGTACCGTGAGATGGAGAAGATACGTGAGAAGTGTTCGCGTAACGGAATACGGAGGGAGACGTTGAGAAGGGGGTACGCGACCACCACGGTCGCCGCAAACCCGGCTATCACGCCCCAGATTAACCCAACCGCGCCGTATCCCAACGTTATGAGAACAGCCCCGACACCGACGCGCAAGACATCTTGTAGGAGCTGGACAGCGCCCGAAGTGAGAACGCGGTCCTCTCCCTGTAACGACCTTACGAGAACGTCGGCGACCAGCCACAGTCCGACGGCGACGACGATGAACACCGGAACGTCGAGTCCTATGTAGTCAGCGAGGTAGCCGCGGAAGACAAAGACGAGTACAGCGACGGCGACGGACGCCGCGGTGGCTATAGTCACCGACGCAGAAAAGACGCCGTCGGTGTCTTCTCCCTCGCTTATCCGTTTGACCGCGGCGGACGTTACACCGAGGTTCGACATCAGGGAAGATAGCTGTACGACTGTGAAGAAAAGGAAGTATGCACCGAGTTCTTCGGGAGGTAGGACGCGTGCAAAGTAGACGAGACCAAGGAAGCCGACTGCGCGCGCTGTAAGATGTATCCCGAACAGGATTATGCTCTGTCTACCCGCGTCTCCGTCAGTCAATTTACCACCAACTGTATCGAAGTTCCAGCGAAGGGATCAAATCTCCTGTGGTTCTTCGCCAATAACCGATGTCGCGTAACCGATGACAAATATACCAAACTAAGTAGATTACCAAGAAGAATCTTGAACATATCCCAGTTCAGTCAGCATATTACCAGACTTCTGTTTGAACGCTTCCTTGTGTCTCTCGTTAAATTCATTTTCCCAGTCTCCGATTAGCCCCTTTCGAAAGGTGCTACTTTCGGTGTCAAACAGATTATTAGCTATATAATCAACGTGTTTCTCTGAGATTGGTTTCCCTATGTGCCCAGATATCCTCTGTATCGTCTCTTTTTGTGATTGTTTATCACCCCCCCCATTAGGACCTATTAGGTTCTCAAATTTCACGGTCAGATTGTAATTTTCCGCATTCCATTTATAAAAAGAGTCCATCCACTCAAGCACCCCTTCAAATCGGTTACCATCATCAGCGTGTTTTCCAGAGACACCTTTTATAGATGCCATAAGACGTGCGTCATCGTCAGGTAGATTAACGTAGTAGTCATGGAGCCTATGTGACGTATTTTTTTCCGTCACCCAGTGATAGTGGGAGACAGCGACGTCCCTAGGGTCTCGAATTATAAGAAGAGATCGGATAGATTCCTGTTCAAGTATATTCGAATTCTCCTCGGTATAGAATACATGCCCTGTCATGTATTGGCCCGCTTTGGTTTTATCCAGTTTCTGTCGAAAGTCATCGGAATCCCCATTCCTATTATAATTCATGTGAACATGTCTGCCAGCAATCCTAAGACGGTGAAGAGGGCCCGAAGGACGTAAGTAAGGGAAAAGAAAGAGACATTTTGCAAGGAGATTTGTACCGGATTTTGGCACACTATTTGCGAATACACGAGGAGCCCCCAAACGAGACATGATTCTGTTTGGCGAGTAACAATAGGCAAATATTTTGAACTTCTCTAATACCGAGTTCATTATTATAACCTCGAATTAACCAATTTAAGTAATTATTGATTTTTTGATACCCTAGCCAAGTGTATTCAGAATGTTGACTAGATCATCCATCTTATTTGCTCTACTAAACTCTTCAAAAACCGACTCCTCTGAAGGATATTCGAGTTCTCTCGAAAGAACTCTTTCGATACCGTCGGCTATCCCTTCGGTGTCTTCGGGATGTACCGCTATTCCTAAGTTGTTCTCCTCGATGAGTCGGGCTACACGGAACGAAGGGTCGACGACGGCGAGTATCGGTGTTCTTGCACCCATGTAGTCCCATATCTTCGACGGAACGCTGAGTCGGTTCTCCGGGTCGTCGCCGCCGATGTAGACGACGATGTCGGAGCCTTTGAGAACGGGTATGATTTCGTTGTGAGGCACGAAGTCGTGTGTTTCGACGAATCCGGTGAGTTCAAGCTCCTCGACCTTCTCCTGATACCCCTCGTTCCAGTCACCGTAGAACTGTAAGTTTAGTTCGTCGGGTTCCGGTTCGTTCCTCTCCACGTACTCCGAAAATCCTTCGAGGAGCTCGTACGGCTCTATCCATCCCTCGTAGAACGAACCGGCGTACGTGACCGTGGTAGCGTCGTATCTCTCGGCGGGCGCGGACTCGAACTTCTCCGACTCGAAGCCGAGGAAAGGCAACTCGTAGAACCTCTCAGACGGAACTTCCGGATACTTGTTTTCAAGATGGTCATCTCCCATCTGTATACCGTCTCCCCAGACAACTTGGTCAGCGTTCCGAACCGCCAAACCTTCGACCCACGACGCCACCTTGGTGAGGAACGCGTCAGGGTCACGGTCAGGGTTGTCAACCATAGGGTCGCGGAACTCAACGAGCCAAGGAAGACGCAGAAGACTGCTTACAACGTAACCTATCAGCTGGAGATGGAAGGGATTACTGACGGAGTTGACCACGTCAACGTCGTGCTTTCGTCCGATATACAGGCACTTCAGAACCGCATAAGGAAAGAGAGGGATGTACGGTTGGGGAACACGTCCTACTACTACCTTCCATCCTCTCTCCCGTAGCATCCGTTTGCGTGTGGCGAACTTCTCGGAGCGTCCTCCTTCGTTGTCAATATCAACATTCGAAATTAGTAGGACAGTTGGCATTTATTCCCTATTGGACTGTGAGTACTTTATTATACCGGGAAAGGGTAGCTTGACCACCCTTAAACTAAAATAGAATCTCCCGTTCTAGAACATTCATACGTAGTTCTCTACAAAGTTTACGCTCATGCTGTTATCGCTGTACATCTTTTCAGGCAGGGTTAGGGAAGAGATATACTCTCTTGTATCGTAACCGCTAATTATTCCACTGAAGACTCAGTTCTCAACTTCAACAGTTGTTCTTCCGTAACTGCCACCTTACCAATCCGAAACTTACCCGACTCTGGACCATGACAGTCCGAACCCCCCGTCTTCAGCAGACTGTGTCCCTCCGCGAGTGCCTCGGCTTCCTCTACACCTATATCGGCGTAGTCGTCCGATCTTACCTCGCCATACGGGTACCAGACTTCAATGGCATCCAGTCCACTCTCAACGAGTTCTTCGGTCATCTCCGGGACGCTTCCGGAGCGGATACGCCCCGGATGCGCGAGGGAGGTGACGCCGCCGGCTTCGTGTACCGCCTTGATTACTTCGTCGTACGGGGCGCGCTCCATAGGTACGTACACGTCACCACCCTCAGCGAGGTACTCGTCGAAAGCCTCCGAGACGGTGTCGACGTAGCCCTCGTCTATGAGAAGATCCGCGAGATGGGGACGTCCGAGACTTCCTTCGACGGAGTCGTTGAGCGACTCGTACGTGACATCAAGACCCGTAACTTCGGTCAGTCTGTCAACAATCTTTCGGTTACGCTTTTCCCTGTACCCGCGTACCTTCTCAAGCACCGAGTTGAGTCTGTCATTTGTAGGGTCGATGTAATAGCCGAGTATCTCTATTTTGGTATCGAAGATATCGGCACGTATCTCAACGCCGGTGACAACCTCAATACCCTTGTACGATTTTCTGGGTGATTCGAGAGATGGAGGGATACGGTCGTGATCGGTGATAGATATAGCTTTCAGACCTCTGTCCTTTGCTTGTTCTACACGCTCCTCAACAGTGGATGTTCCATCTGAGTTCGTGGTATGTATATGTAAGTCAGCATATCCGTTCTTCATTCCCATATATATGTATATCAGTTTCTACAGTATAATCACTGTCGGTCGGCTTCCATTAATCAAAAACGGCTTATTAGTAGTATTCCTTAATAGGAAACAGATGATAGATCCCCATGGCGGCTATCTCGTAGATAGAGTTATAGAAGATAAACACGCGGAGTCTGCAAAAGAGGAACTCTCCGATCTACCAAGCATACGTCTTGATTACGGTAGCTATCAAGATGCTATAAATATATCTAGCGGGCGTTACAGTCCCCTTACAGGGTTTCTGTCACAAAACGACCTATTAAAAGTCGCACATGACATGACGTTAGAGGACGGAACTGTTTGGCCTCTCCCCATAATTCTTGATGTCGGCAGCGAACTAGCTGCTGAACTCGAACCTGGCAGAAAGGCAGGCCTGGAGTCGCCCGACGGCGAACTAATAGGTTTCCTTAACATTGATGAGGTATATAGACAGAACAAAGAGGAGATTGCTGAAAGTATATTCGGGACAGACGACGAATCACACCCCGGCGTGAGAAGTTATCTGGAGATGGAGGACTTCCTTGTAGGTGGTTCAATAAAGCTCTTCGACGAACACAGGTACAACGACCGTGACCTACTTCCACGCGAGTCACGCGTTCTTTTCGACTCGAAGGACTGGGACACCGTCGTCGGATTCCAGACGAGGAACGCGCCGCACCGTGCCCACGAATACATACAGAAGTCAGCACTCGAACACGTAGATGGCATCCTGATACAGCCCAAGCTCGGCGACAAGAAAGAAGGAGACTACCAGGACGACGTGATAATTGGGGGATACGACAGACTCATTGAGAGCTACTATCCCGACAATAGAGCAGTTCTCTCGGTCTTCCCAAGCGTGATGCGATACGCAGGTCCGCGTGAAGCCGTCTTCGACTCGATAATCAGGAAGAACCAAGGCTGTACGCACTTCGTAATTGGAAGGGATCACGCAGGTGTAGGTGACTTCTACGGCGGCTTTGACGCCCACCGAATCTTCGATGAAATAAGTGATATTGGTGTAGAACCTCTCTTCTTCAACTACTCGTTCTTCTGTGAGAAGTGCGACGGCATGACGTCTGAAAAGGTCTGTCCCCACAGTGATGAGAAGCGTATATATCCGAGTGGTAGCAAGATACGCGATATGATAAGATCTGGAGAGGAACCGTCGGAGAAAATAATGCGTCCCGAGGTGGCTAACTTTATTATCGACGCGGAGGAACCGTTTGTAGGAGGAAAAGTATGAGCTTTACACTGTGGTTCATGGGGCTACCTGCGTCCGGGAAGTCTACGTTAGCCAAACGGGTGGAAGAACATCTACGGGAGGCGGGTTTGGATGTTGAGAACCTTGACGGCGACGAGATACGCAAGAACATGCATCCGGACCTCGGATTCACGCGTGAAGATCGAGCAACAAATAATCGACGGACTGCGTTCATCTGTAAACTACTGAACAGGAACGGGATAGCGTGCGTAACAGGTATGATAACCCCGTTCCGCGAATCACAGCAGGAGATACGAGACATAATAGAGCCGACGGGGAAGGTAGTTCTGATATACGTTAAAGCCTCTGTTGAGACGTGCGCCGAAAGGGACCCCAAGGGACTATACGAGAAGGCTCAGGAGGGAAAGATAGAGAACTTCACCGGCGTAAATCATCCTTTCCAAGAGCCGCACAACCCCGACATAGTCGTGGATACAGAGGAAATGTCCGTGGACGCGAGTGTCGAACACGTAAAACGTAGGCTATCGGAGATAGGGGTGCTTTCGGAGGTCAGCGAGGAAGACTACGGCATGGATCTGTCTCAACAGGAGGCAGAAGATATACAGGAACGCCTGAAAAATTTGGGGTACCTTTAGGGGGGCGGTGTCAACCTTAGAGAGTAAGAGTGTGGTTGAGAAATTTTGTTATAGGATCAAAAATGCTCAACCACATGATAGAGAAAGCACGCGAAGAAGAAATATTTTGTCGTGAAGATACTCCGACGGAAAGACGTTGCAAACGCGAAACGTTTGCAGCCCACAAATCTTCGATTTGTGAACGCGTTGTCGCGTCTTTCCTGTACTATGCTGGATTATCGTATCGTGATATAGAACCGGTGGTCGACCGATCTTACGAAGCTGTGAGACAGTGGTATCACCGACTGTCTCACCTCTTCGAACCAGAAACTGACCACCGAGAAGTAGTTGCTGTCGACGAAACCAAGCTGGAAATTGACGGGGTGGAAGTGTATGTCTGGGCAGCTGTCGACGTGGACACCTTCGAGGTGATCCACGTCGACGTCAGTAAAGGTAGATCTAACCTCGACGCATTACTCTTTCTACGTGAGGTGATTAGTAGGTGTCGAGGTCGACCTTTGCTAAAGGTCGGCCGAGGCCCTTGGTACAACTGGCCATTACATGAGCTAGACTGTGACTTCGAACGTGAAACCTTCGGACAACGTAGCATTATAGAGTCGTGGTTCGGTGTTTTAAGACACCGAACCACTCGATTCTGGAATCACTTCCCGACCAATAGCTCTATCAAATCAACCTCAAACTGGTTAAAATCCTATGCTGCTCTCCACAACATCATGCTCTAAACTTGACACCCTCCTTTAGGGGATGAGTGCCCCAAGCCAAAGACTATATTCAGAACGCTCATCTGTAGCAGTGAATACTTGCCGTTATTTAAGCTATACTTGACTATTCAGTCTGGCAGATCTATTCATCGACTTTCGCTAGGTATTCGCATCTACACATGAGCGTATTCAGAAATATGTCTGGTGAACCCTACTTCTATCCGAAGACACCGTACCTGAGTATCATATACCTGGAGAATGAGCGCGCCATTTGACGCCTAATCTGCTCACGAGGGCTTTCGCGCCAGTGTTTGAGAGTCCACCTACGTGTTATCTTTTTGTCTTTCTTTCGGTATTTTTCTTTGTCAATCTCAAACTCAGCCAGTTCGTCTTCGTTATATGTTCTTTCATAGCCGAACCGTTCTAAGATATCTCCCGCTATCTTTTCCGTTATCTTAATTTCTTCCTCTGGAAGTTGCTCGTGGAACTTGTCGTAGTTGTCGCTCATTATTGGGGAGGTAAGGTTCTCAAAGACGTCGGCGCTTTCGGAAGCCGCCTCCGCCTCTTCTGTCTCATAGTAGTAGAGCATACGCTCGTCGTACTCCATCTCCAAGAAGTCACAGATGTTTTTGACGACCGACTCTGGATCCTGTAGCAGATCCTTGTATCTCAGGAGATGGACGGATTCATCATGTCGGTTGAGCAGTTCGGCACCTTTAGTCTGCTCGTCGTACCATCTTTTAGCATTGAAGTACGGATGGTATCTTCCGACGTTTGACGTCTTGAATGACAGAACAACATCGCGGACGTCCCTGACGAGATAAACAAACTTGGGTTTCTCATAGTAGTCAAAGATATCATCAAGAAACTCCCAGAGAGCTGGGTACTTAGAAGCCCATGCCGAACATTCTTCCTGCTCGGCGTAGACGTTGTACAGGGACTTCTGTACGTCAAACAAGGCGTGACCCTGACTCTGCTCCGATATCTCATACTCCTCATATACGTCATCAACACTAATGGGGGAATCAAGTGGGTGGAAAGAATAGTTTTTGTTAATAAGCACATCGCGTAGGAGTTTACGTGCGCGTTTGTCGCTCATATCTCCCGGTGAAACTATCCTTTGCCACGGATATGCCGTTTCGAGAGGATGAGGTGCAGATATTTCAGGATGCGTATTCAGTATGCTACGTACTAGGTTTGACCCAGACCTCTCTGTTGAGATTAACATTATCGGTTGTTTGTCTTCATCTGTTCTATTAGTCTCAGTATTTAGAACACTCTCTGACATACTTTGTAGTATGGTTGAGACGTAGTAAACTACTTGGTTAAACTTATCGATGAAACAGAGGCAAACTTGCGAAACTGATATGTCTGATACGGTTCTATTTTGGCCAAGATGTCAGAAAACAGAATTGGTGGTGAGAAGTCACGTGTACTGTATCTTTTGATCTTCCTTACAGGCGTGCTGATAGGTAGTTGGGTAAGGGTAGTTACGTTCATCATGCCCAAAAGATTTGTTGAGTACTTTATACAAAGGTTACTTCCAAGTCAAGAGTCTGACTGAGTTACAGATATCCAAGATCCTCAAGACGGTTCTTCGTCGTCTGATTGACCTCGGCGGCGGTCACGTACATCTGTTCGTCCCCCTCAAGAATATCCTGTAGGTCGTCGAAGTACTCCTCGGCGACCTCGCCCTCGTTGTCGAGTAGGTTACGCTCCTCGCCGGGATCCTGTGCGATATAGTAGAGTTCGACGGGTTCAAGTTCGCCGTTCGCCGTGCAGATGAGCTTCCACTCGTTGGAGCGTAGGCAGACGAGAGAGTCGAGTTCGTTCCACCCAAAGTCGTACCTCTCGTTCATTTTATGCGTGAGCTTGTTCTCCTTCGTTAGCTGTCCATGATACGTCTCGGAGTAGGCGAACTCCGGGTGTTCGCCGTCGAGCAACGTCTCCCCATCCATCTCGGGAGCATCTATTTCAAGCGCATCGAGGAGCGTAGGCACGATATCGATGCTACGCACCTGTTCGTGAACCGTCTTGTCGGGGAAAGGGTCGCCGCTGAAGACGAGAGGTACGCGTATCAGGTTATCGTAGAGTTCGACAGCGCGGAACTGCGATCCGACGCGGTTGCCCTCACTGTCGTAGACCCATGGGTAACCGTGTTCGCCGGGCATCTTGGAGCCGTGGTCACCGGTTACAACCGTCGCGTCTATATCGACGAGTTCGTGTAGGTTTTCGAGTTGACGCGCGACAAACTCCGACTCCTCGCGGTACCTGCGCTGGTAACGCCCGATATACTGCTCTACGTTCTCGTAGACGTTGTTTTCGTCGAACTCCGGTTCGTCACGTTTGCCGAACTCAGAGCGTAGCGTCAGGTGTAGGTCGAACGAATGTATGAAGACGAAGTTGTCCTCACCCTCATGGTCATCAAGCCAGTTCACAGCGCGGTTCACGAGGAGGTTTGCGGGTCCGAACTCGTCGCCACGCCCCTCCATACGGTCTTCCATCGGTGTTATGTGATGAAACTCGTCGAACGAATCGGGTATGTTTCCGGTCGGAAGAGGATATCCACCTGTGAATCCCACTGTGTTGTATCCTTCCTCGGAGAGTACCTCGGGCAGAAGCGTCGCGTCCGTCTCGTAGTCGATGAGCCACCGCACCCCGTGGTTGAACGGGTTGAGTCCGGACAGCATTGAAGTATGAGACGGACTCGTGAACGCAGCCTGTGTAATACAGGTGTCGTAGTAGCTACCCGATGCCTTCAGTCTCTCGTAGAACCGGTGGTCGAAAAAGTCTGGTCTGATACAGTCCACTGACACGAAAACTACATTCATAGGTGTTATTTCCGGTTATTCTCGTAAAACTGTTCCGTTCAGTCGAAGTAGGAGTTTACCTCTGTAACTACTTTGTTCATGTCGTCCTCAGTAAGATTGGGGTGTATCGGCAAGAGAAGGACTTTGTCGGTGACACGTTCCGTGTTCGGAAAACGAGATGCATCTGTTGAGGGAGCGAGACTGTAGTCGTAGAGGGGTTTTTCGTACACAATAGAGGACTCAACATCTCTCTCAGATAAGTACTCCCTCAGACCTATGTTGTCTTCCGTGCGTATAGGAAAACCGTGGTATACGTTGGTTCTGTTAGGGCGAGTTTTGGGAAGAACCACGTTGGAGGTAAGTTCTTTTAGGTAGTATTCGGCTACCCTTTGTCTGTCAGTAAGTATGCTGTCGTACTTCTTGAGTTGTTGTATTCCTATCGCAGCCTCGATATCGTTCATACGGACACTACGTAGAGGAGTTTCAAAGTCGCCGTTCGTATTCGATCTCAACGTCTTGACACGTTCGGTGTAATCCGGGTTGTCGGAGACCACCATTCCTCCCTCAGCAGTTGTTATGTTCTTTGTAGCACCGAAGCTACATACACCGATGTCGCCATATGTAGCTATGCTGTTCTCATCATACTTAGCACCTGGTGACTGACCGAAGTCGTTTATCACCATGAGGTCGTTGTCTTTGGCTATCTCGATAAGCCTGTCCATTTCACAGGACTGTCCGTAAAGAGGAGTTAACAGGATACCTTCAGCTTCCTGCCTTCCCAGTTCATTCTTGACGAAGTCAGGGTCTATGTTGTAGCTGTCTTTACGTATGTCACAGAACACGGGACAAAGATTCTGTCGTATGAGGGAGTAAAGAACTGCGGCACAATTGAAGGGCGAGACTATGACTTCATCGCCATCTTCTAAGTCGCTAACCTCCAGAGCGAGTTCCAAGGCGACACTACCTGAACAGACAGCCGCTGCATTTTCCCTACCGGCGAACTCACAGAATCTCTCCTCAAACTCTTCAACCACGTTGCCTACTGAAAGCTCTCCCCTTGATAGAAGGTCGTTAACTGCTTCTATCTCATCTTCTCCCGTTCTTGGTGAGCCTAACGAAACCATCAGTTACTCTTTTCTATACGGTACTCCGGGAAGTATCCATCGCCGGTGTCGATGCCCGCATTCTCGGCTTTGTCTATCAGTTCGGCGTAGACTTGGGGCATGTGTACCGACGTACCAAGGTACATTTCAGCCCGGTCTGGCGAGAACGACTTCTTGAACTTGAAGACGCCGGGTCTACCTCCTTGGAAGTCGAACACCTTTCTTCCGGTGTCACGCATGTGCATCAAAGCCCCATAACAGAGCAGGTTGTTGACGCGCATATCCCAGTAGTCGGGGTTGGAAGCCCGTAGGTAGTCGTGTGCCAGTTCTTCGTTGTGTACCACCATGGCACCGCCGACCACCTCGTC
The genomic region above belongs to Candidatus Afararchaeum irisae and contains:
- a CDS encoding DegT/DnrJ/EryC1/StrS family aminotransferase, with the translated sequence MVSLGSPRTGEDEIEAVNDLLSRGELSVGNVVEEFEERFCEFAGRENAAAVCSGSVALELALEVSDLEDGDEVIVSPFNCAAVLYSLIRQNLCPVFCDIRKDSYNIDPDFVKNELGRQEAEGILLTPLYGQSCEMDRLIEIAKDNDLMVINDFGQSPGAKYDENSIATYGDIGVCSFGATKNITTAEGGMVVSDNPDYTERVKTLRSNTNGDFETPLRSVRMNDIEAAIGIQQLKKYDSILTDRQRVAEYYLKELTSNVVLPKTRPNRTNVYHGFPIRTEDNIGLREYLSERDVESSIVYEKPLYDYSLAPSTDASRFPNTERVTDKVLLLPIHPNLTEDDMNKVVTEVNSYFD
- a CDS encoding sulfatase-like hydrolase/transferase, whose amino-acid sequence is MNVVFVSVDCIRPDFFDHRFYERLKASGSYYDTCITQAAFTSPSHTSMLSGLNPFNHGVRWLIDYETDATLLPEVLSEEGYNTVGFTGGYPLPTGNIPDSFDEFHHITPMEDRMEGRGDEFGPANLLVNRAVNWLDDHEGEDNFVFIHSFDLHLTLRSEFGKRDEPEFDENNVYENVEQYIGRYQRRYREESEFVARQLENLHELVDIDATVVTGDHGSKMPGEHGYPWVYDSEGNRVGSQFRAVELYDNLIRVPLVFSGDPFPDKTVHEQVRSIDIVPTLLDALEIDAPEMDGETLLDGEHPEFAYSETYHGQLTKENKLTHKMNERYDFGWNELDSLVCLRSNEWKLICTANGELEPVELYYIAQDPGEERNLLDNEGEVAEEYFDDLQDILEGDEQMYVTAAEVNQTTKNRLEDLGYL
- a CDS encoding sulfotransferase gives rise to the protein MSESVLNTETNRTDEDKQPIMLISTERSGSNLVRSILNTHPEISAPHPLETAYPWQRIVSPGDMSDKRARKLLRDVLINKNYSFHPLDSPISVDDVYEEYEISEQSQGHALFDVQKSLYNVYAEQEECSAWASKYPALWEFLDDIFDYYEKPKFVYLVRDVRDVVLSFKTSNVGRYHPYFNAKRWYDEQTKGAELLNRHDESVHLLRYKDLLQDPESVVKNICDFLEMEYDERMLYYYETEEAEAASESADVFENLTSPIMSDNYDKFHEQLPEEEIKITEKIAGDILERFGYERTYNEDELAEFEIDKEKYRKKDKKITRRWTLKHWRESPREQIRRQMARSFSRYMILRYGVFG